The genomic DNA AGACCGAGTGAATCTGGGAGTACGACGTCCGATCTGGTAACTCGGAGCGTAGCGTCAATGACATGAAACAACAAACTGGAAGCAGCAGAGCACAATGGGACGTCTACAGGTCTCGGCGGAGGAACCAGATCTCGTTACGGCGGCGGGGGACGCCGGGGTTCTCGTACGCCGCCACCATGAAGCTGTCTGGGCAGACGTCGGCGCCGGCGCCCAAAATCTCCCACAGCACGGCGATCTGAGCACTCAGCGTCTGCTCCGTGGTTGTCCCAAAGAACGTCctggcagccaatcacagagcagGAACACATCAACATactgacagccaatcacagagcaaaaacacatcaacattCTGGGAGCCAATCACAGAGCAGGAACACATCAAGATTCTGGGAGCCAATCACAGGGCTCAACAACaactattatattattatttataacaattttatatatatatattattaattaataattaatttaataattgacTGATGTTAGGACTTCTACAGCCTCAGGACAACCAATCAAAGCGTTTCTGACCTGGCGATGACTCTCATTGGCTCTCGGTAGACGATGGTGATGTCGGGGTCGGAGGGTCGGGGGGGCTCTGCCTGGAACTCTGCCGGTAGGAAGATGGACGTCTGGACGTCTTTCTCAAAGGACAGTCCATCCGGCGTCATGTGGACGTGATTTATCACTGGCACTGTCATCCCCAAATATCTCCCTGGGAAACCATCGATACACTCAATACACACTCATCAGTACACACTCATCAACACACTCTCAATACACACTCATCAGTACACACTCTCAATACACACTCATCAGTACACACTCATCAACACACTCTCAATACACACTCATCAGAACACACTCATCAACACACACTCAATACACACTCATCAGTACACACTCATCAACACACACTCAATACACACTCATCAGTACACACTCATCAGTACACACTCATCAACAC from Etheostoma cragini isolate CJK2018 unplaced genomic scaffold, CSU_Ecrag_1.0 ScbMSFa_3140, whole genome shotgun sequence includes the following:
- the soul4 gene encoding heme-binding protein soul4, which gives rise to MCVEDMTGPIQEMTRNSQQREPIPFTPVSCHEKMGEVLYEERCVPAGHWASVIKGEDLYEQSISMGFMKLMRFICKENSAGRYLGMTVPVINHVHMTPDGLSFEKDVQTSIFLPAEFQAEPPRPSDPDITIVYREPMRVIARTFFGTTTEQTLSAQIAVLWEILGAGADVCPDSFMVAAYENPGVPRRRNEIWFLRRDL